CGCGGCCGAGCGAGTAGTCATCGTCGAGATCAGTCACGCCCTCAGGCTACCGTGCGGCGGCGACGCTGAACAGCATCCGGTTCTGAAACGTATCATTGGCTCCGGATGCTGTCGCCACCCGACTCGAAGGAGTGTCACCCATGCCGCAGAGCGAACCCGTCGAGAACGCCGTGCCGCGTCGTGAGCGCGTGTGCTTTCTCATGCACCTCAAGCCCGACCGCGTCGAGGACTACCTCGCGGTGCACGAGCACGTGTGGCCCGACATGCTCGACGCGCTGCGCCGCACGGGCTGGCACAACTACTCGCTGTTTCTGCGCGCCGAGGACGGTCTTGTCGTGGGCTACCTCGAGACCGACGACTACGAGCGAGCGCAGCGTGAGATGGCCGAGACCGACGTCAACGCGCGCTGGCAGGCGACGATGGCCGAGTACTTCGTGTCGGAGTCGAACCCCGATGCCGCGAGCGAGCGGCTCACCGAGTACTTCCACCTGGCGTAGAGGGGCCGCACCTCCCGCTCGGCGCCCTGAACGCCGTCTCCCGCTGCCCAGGTGCCATAAATGTCGCGCCACGCCGCGCGATGGCCACCGCTGAGAGTGACTTGCACGAAATGGCTGTTCCCGGTGTCGTGAATCACAGCCATTTTCTGCAAGTCGCTGTGTTGTGCGGAGTCAGGGGCGCAGCAGGCACTGCGCCTAGCGGCACCGTGAGGCGGAGCGGCGCCGGCACGAGTGTCAGCCGAGGCGAGCGCGGCGCCGCCGGCATGAGTGTCAGCCGATGCGGGCGGC
This DNA window, taken from Paramicrobacterium agarici, encodes the following:
- a CDS encoding L-rhamnose mutarotase translates to MPQSEPVENAVPRRERVCFLMHLKPDRVEDYLAVHEHVWPDMLDALRRTGWHNYSLFLRAEDGLVVGYLETDDYERAQREMAETDVNARWQATMAEYFVSESNPDAASERLTEYFHLA